A genomic region of Pseudomonas sp. RSB 5.4 contains the following coding sequences:
- the moaC gene encoding cyclic pyranopterin monophosphate synthase MoaC, protein MLTHLDSQGRANMVDVTEKAVTFREATAQALVRMLPETLQMIVSGGHPKGDVFAVARIAGIQAAKKTSDLIPLCHPLMLTGVKVELSAEGDDSVRIVARCKLSGQTGVEMEALTAASVAALTIYDMCKAVDRGMVIESVRLLEKVGGKSGHFQAEQP, encoded by the coding sequence GTGCTGACTCATCTCGATTCCCAAGGTCGCGCCAACATGGTCGACGTCACCGAAAAAGCCGTGACGTTCCGTGAGGCGACCGCCCAGGCGCTGGTGCGCATGCTCCCTGAAACCCTGCAGATGATCGTCAGCGGCGGCCATCCCAAGGGCGACGTGTTTGCCGTGGCGCGCATTGCCGGCATTCAGGCAGCGAAGAAAACCAGCGATCTGATCCCGTTGTGCCATCCGCTGATGCTGACCGGGGTCAAGGTCGAACTCAGCGCTGAAGGTGACGACAGCGTGCGCATCGTCGCCCGCTGCAAACTGTCCGGGCAGACCGGCGTCGAGATGGAAGCGCTGACCGCTGCCAGCGTCGCCGCGCTGACCATTTACGACATGTGCAAAGCGGTGGACCGCGGCATGGTCATCGAAAGCGTGCGTCTGCTGGAGAAGGTCGGCGGCAAGAGCGGGCATTTTCAGGCGGAGCAGCCATGA
- the moaD gene encoding molybdopterin converting factor subunit 1, with protein MKLTVKFFARYREALGVDSVAVEGDFATVDDVRALLAQREGAEVLSEQNLMCARNEDLCQLDEPVSDGDEVAFFPTVTGG; from the coding sequence ATGAAGCTGACGGTTAAATTCTTTGCCCGTTACCGTGAAGCGCTGGGTGTGGACTCGGTCGCGGTCGAAGGCGATTTCGCCACTGTCGACGATGTGCGTGCGCTGCTCGCGCAACGCGAGGGCGCCGAAGTGTTGAGCGAACAGAACCTGATGTGCGCACGCAACGAAGACCTGTGTCAGCTCGACGAGCCGGTGAGCGACGGTGACGAAGTGGCGTTTTTCCCCACTGTGACCGGAGGCTGA
- the moaE gene encoding molybdopterin synthase catalytic subunit MoaE, with protein sequence MAIRVQSTAFDPGAEVNAMHAANVGVGAVVSFVGYVRDFNDGLDVAGMFLEHYPGMTEKALGKIAVEAEQRWPLLKLEVLHRIGALEPGEPIVFVGAASAHRQAAFDACAFVMDYLKTRAPFWKKETTSDGPRWVEGRDSDHAAADRWKK encoded by the coding sequence ATGGCGATTCGGGTGCAGTCCACGGCGTTCGATCCCGGCGCTGAAGTCAACGCGATGCACGCGGCGAATGTCGGTGTCGGCGCGGTGGTGAGTTTTGTCGGCTATGTGCGCGACTTCAATGACGGGCTGGATGTGGCCGGGATGTTCCTCGAACACTATCCGGGCATGACCGAAAAAGCCCTTGGCAAGATCGCCGTCGAGGCCGAACAGCGTTGGCCGCTGCTGAAGCTCGAAGTGCTACACCGCATCGGCGCGCTGGAGCCGGGCGAGCCGATCGTGTTTGTCGGTGCGGCCAGTGCCCATCGCCAGGCGGCGTTCGACGCCTGTGCCTTTGTCATGGACTACCTGAAAACCCGCGCGCCGTTCTGGAAGAAAGAAACCACCAGCGATGGCCCGCGCTGGGTGGAAGGGCGTGACAGTGATCATGCCGCTGCGGATCGCTGGAAGAAGTAG